The genome window ATTGAGCCTGGTCCCGCAAGAAGCGGTGTAGCCAGAGGGACTATAGCAAGCGAATCTCTCTCCTTAACGAGCTCGACCTCAGTGTTTCCGAAAACACCCCACAGACCATATACAAAAAGGATGATGCCTCCTGCTATTCTGAAATCTGATGTAGTTATGCCGAAGTACCTGAAGAAGGGCTCACCGAAGAATGCGAAGAATATTAGGAGAGAAACTGCTATGATTATACTGTTTAATATCGTCCTCCTTCTCTCCCCCTCTTCCATATCCTTTGTATAGCCATAGAAGAGAGGGGCGTTTCCAATGGGATCAAGAATTATGAAGAGCATGATTATAGATTGAATCAGATATGTAAGATTCAAGTAGATCACCTGCACACCTTCTCTTTGATTGCTTCTTCTTCGCTGGAAATGCAGCTGAATATACATTCTCCAAAGCACTGGGATTCTCTACTCCCACATTTTTCTTCACACAGAGCGATGCAGTTCTTCTCCTTCAGCTTT of Fervidicoccaceae archaeon contains these proteins:
- a CDS encoding MarC family protein, which gives rise to MNLTYLIQSIIMLFIILDPIGNAPLFYGYTKDMEEGERRRTILNSIIIAVSLLIFFAFFGEPFFRYFGITTSDFRIAGGIILFVYGLWGVFGNTEVELVKERDSLAIVPLATPLLAGPGSITTVIYIKYSWGLSTSLLAILIDGLIALLILLAGEKLFNLFGRKGSIFLIKLFSMILLAIAVGMIRQGIVENIQGNVAQLIGNPP